The Aphis gossypii isolate Hap1 unplaced genomic scaffold, ASM2018417v2 Contig00557, whole genome shotgun sequence sequence CCATCTAGAAGAGTCGCCGCAATTCCAGATGATGCTAACGCCAAAGCTATGTCACATCTTGATCGAATAGTGGCCAAAATCAATGAAATGACAAATGTTTTCCCTGTTCCTCCAGGTGCATCCAGGAAGAATAGACCACCAGTATTATTGTCCACCGCTTgcattaatgttttgtatactTGTTTTTGCTGTTCATTCAGCAACGGAACATTATTTCTAACGAATTCCTGCAATGTATCAACATTGTATTGCAGCTCTCGATTTAATTCTTGGTTGAATGCATCGTGCATCGATCGATTTGGCGCAATCATTCCTACTTCAATCAGTAGCTTGTTTGCAATAGTCAAGCATTGATCCTCAATCAGAATCAATCCTTCATTGTAGATTTCATCGGTTATTTGGATGTCAGGATTATTCGTTTGAATACGCAAGCGATGCAAGATATCTTCACATATGGCGTCTTTGTATTTGTTCCATAACTGAATTGGTTGTGAAGGAAAACATGTGGTGATGATAATTGCGAACAGCGTTCGTATTTGGTACGCATTTGATGAAACAACTGAATCTGCAAGTGTTAAATCCCAATGAGAATCGTTCCAGCAAACCCAATAGTTGACATGCTTCTCGATATGTTTGGCATTGGTGGCCATTCACAGTTTTCAAATGCGCAAATGATTTCGGTCCACGTACATTTACTAACAGCAGTcgcaaataaaaacattcatcgTTTCTAGGATGAACAGTGTACATACGACCTAGTGCATCAGTTGAAAACACCTGTGGCCAGTCTGGAACTGGGGTTCCTTGTTTGCGACGTTGGAATTTCTTTGTTGATTGATTCCAAGTGTAATACTTGGGCATTTCAACGTACATCAGCGTCGCTGCGAATGGATCTGCTTCACACATTGCAAAGAAGCTAGTCAATGTTGTCGATGGTGGTCTCTCAGCTCGTGTGCCGCATTAGCCTCAGTGAAGTAAACTCTTTGGCCATTTTCCAAATGCACTGCTAAATGTACAACTGTGGGATATCTTTCATGAATTTGAAATGACAATAATCGCCACAGTGCTTCATTAGTACTGACGTATCTGCCCATTTGGAAGTTGCTGATTTCGTCATTCACATTTTCCGACGCAATACCAAACACAGCCATGTCGCTGCCTTTTGTGACGTACTTGcacaaatatttgattgatttGGCCGAATGACAACTCTCAACGTTTGCATGTGTTTCGAAAATTCGTGATAGCAGCGGGCAATATGGTACAATGAATTCATTTCCGATCTCAATCTCTTGATTTTGAACTTTAACTTTGATAGTTCGACCGTTATCTTCTTTTGAACGCCGACGATAAACTGGATATCCATCGTTCCCTGTGACTGTTTCAGCAACTAACGGTCGCGGATATCGTTTTGTGCACTTTCCATCAGCCATGCAAGGCGATAATGGATTTAATGCACCGCACGGTCCATGCACCATCTGTGTCGTCACAATGTCGTGTAGACGGGGATCAGTGACTGGATCAGGAATTTCAGCTGATATGATATGATGTCATCCACTTCATTTGAATGTAATTTGTTCAGCAACCAAATTAGGATATGAGCATGCGGCGGTAGTCCACGCTTCTGCCATTCCACCGAGTACATATAACAACGTGTGTCACCAAAAACTCGATACTTAGTAAGCACATCCATCATAACCTTGAGTTTTTGCTGAAATACTCTGGCGATTATGTCATGGCGATCTTGCGGTTTTTGACCCGGTTCCAACTCGCGTTCAATTTCCGTCCACTTCGGATTGCATGTGaccgtaataaataaatccggAGTTCCATAATTTCGCACGTACGTCATAGCGTCTTGAGCGTATTCGTGCATGTGGCGTGGGCTTCCGATATAAGTTGATGGGAGAATCGTCAGTCGTCCAATATTCTGAACATCACCATCTGAATGAATAGCATCACGCAAGTGTATATAGTCCTCAGATCGTAGCTTTGGCTGATTGAATCTGATGAACGCTAAACGTTCGGTCTCGACTTTGACATACATGTCGACAGCGAATTGCTGGAATAGCCGACCGCACTTCAGAATGACATTCTCCTCATGTGTACGAATCATCATACGATACGCATAGTAATTCATTGcgcttagatttttattattcgttgATACTCCTgaaaatgcaaaattaaatgaattgttaATGGAAaccaataaaagtaataatggaaataattagTGTGTGAATATTGTACCTGTAATTGGATCGACCATCTTCAACGTGATGTCGTATCCGTCTTGCCTTGCCAATAAATGATTGGATATTGTAACGCATCGTACAAACGATGTGTCTCGTTTACACGATGCATGATATTGCTTCTTCGCTGAACGACAATGTCTCGTGATTTAGTTGGATCGCCAACAATAATTGCAGCAACATCATTAACGGTGGGTGCATTGAATCTTCGCACATGTTCACCTGTTGGAGTACAATCCGCTCTTATGACAAATTTGTGCGTATCCGATGGCATTCGTTCCAATGCTGTTTTGAACATATTAACCACAGCATTATTAGCGTGAAAAAATGCTTGCAACTGTTCAATAATTCGTCTCTTTAACTGTTGTGCTCCCTGTATATTGCACCGCACGTTCAGCTGATCCACCATCGACGacgaaatgaaatatatttgcagAAATTGATGCGGTTCATCTGGTGTTGGCACCATTGAACCATGCAAATGATATATTTGACCTTGTATCTGTAATtgcaaataatcattaaaatttgttcatgAATACATTGTAAATCGTGTGATGGTGTAGTGTGTGGTGTATATGAAGTTGTTATGTGTTGCAATTATGTgggttgtgtgtgtgttgtatcTTTTACCTTGCAAGTCGGCATGAAGCCGCCTTCTCGAATGATATTAGCTCCAAAGGAAGTCATGCGAAAGCAGTTATTGTATTCAAGGATGTGTTGAAGAAAATGGCTGGAATCGGGATCACTTCCATCAAACAATGTTTTCAGTGGCTGTGGTGGTGTAAGTAATGGATCCAGTTTGACTTTTCCACTTGCGCAGCACAATCCAACCGTTTCTCTTTTGAACTTTACCGCATTGCAATATCGGCATATAGTCGTCATTCGTCCAATATCCAAATTTTCATCATCACTGTAGTTCGCAGTGGGATCATATTGGAATGCCAAGCGATTGTATGATGCCAATGATCTTCGTGTGCTCACGCGATGTCTCAATCGgtcattttcttattatattttgtctttcTTCTCTTAAGTTCCTTGAATAGACTTGTTGCTGGCTTGCATGTCTTGTGCGGCGGCCGATGTTCGCACGTCGTTCTCTAGGCATTTTGGACTATGGACAGAGTGTtgaatttaacttcaaatgcaCGATCCACATAATTTACACTGagcttaaatgaaattaactgAGCAGAGAATAATGACTATCTGTCACACACTTTATCACGCACCGTTGCTATTGGTTTGAAGTACATGCTATGTATAATAGATGGCGCTGTATGTGAAAAACGATTTCCCCACTTTTCTGTTGAATTTTTCCTGAATTTTCCAGAATTTTCTTTGCTATAAACCTCACGGAGCCCAAGACCTTTCCAACGAATGCAAAACCGTGGAAATCGGTTCGTGCGTTCTGGAGTTATAGCGTCAGGGAGGAAAACcggacttatttttatataatagataatggcaatgtatatattttttaactagaaTGCCAAGTTTGCTTAAGTGGCATTTTGGTGTTTTGCTGGGGCAGGATGCAAAACTGTGACTGGTGATTTGAGGGACGTTCTTAACGAACAAAGACATAAAGTAAGTTTTCAGacttacctatgtatattattacaattacacCTATAACAAGgcggttttatattttctataaccaTCTAGtaatcaaatcaaaaaaaaaaaaaattaaatatataacattcaaataacagtattttaaattttcaaatatgtgCATTAGTGGTTGTCATTTTTACATTGTCATTTTATGAGCTTATATCCTATTGTTTAAACAACAAGcaattaggtacaatatttaaaaaataataataaaaaatgtatcagtATAAAggttaacacatttattttcttaccgAAATTGGAACTAATCATTTgaactcatattatttaatttctgctTTTTAGAGttagaacaattaaaattaaaaacaatttctatTTGAATCAGCAATCCCTAATGCATTTAGACTTTAGTCATAACGATTTAACAGGATacctaagttattatttatttacatgaaatattaataaatgataggtataatattttacaaaagaacaaaataactaattagtaaGTTTAGGTTTTAACAGTGTCGGTTTTGCCCACCCAGCTACCCGGCGATTGCTGGGGGCCCCTgaacgtttaatatattagggGCCCATATCTAAATGGAAAAGAATATTAAGTTAACTCGCGACTcggattaggttaggttaggttaggttactcGGATTCTCATCGAATCAGTTTGTAAACATtgaaccattgattataaatactagtatttaatattatattatttatttactgggtacctatttataatattattaaaatgtattaaaagtattattttaaatttgcatatttatttaattatttaatgataaagaattgtaaattcatattaaatgtacacggaaaatgcaattattacctttattttatatgattataaatattataaatgtaagaaacctttttttgtttttttataagagagCCCTTGTAAATTACTACCGGGGTTGTGGCTTATAAaggttataatgttataggtgTCTGCATAGAACAATAGTATctgtagaatatttataaccttattaatgaaacaatcatttttttttttttttaatttaaaccccAAACCAGTATATAGCCAAAAAAATAGGTCACTGTCagcattgatatttatttaaacatatgatagttgataaatttaataaatgttggtATTGGGAGAGACTTTTTTGGGGGCTTACATTCTAATTAAATCATCATAACTTTTTATCAACTACctacaatttaaaagatactatataataagataCTAAAAGATAGTCTATATTAGAAATGTAGGTACTTCAAATTTGCAGAAGCCTTGCAAAAAGCTAAAAGTGTACAAAACTCTTTTTGTTATCATAGTcaattagtaggtattatgtttattatgttaaaacgaTTGTATATtgctttaaattacaattaatgcaaatactattaaattatgttataggcAGATACTCCTACTCCGATAAACAGTCATGGATGCAATGGTGATAAACCGGGACCGGTAAGGACCATATCACCTATGgtcatcaattaaaaaaaaaatttataaaaaaagtacgtaggtaataaagaaaaatttaaaaaaaaaaccctgtaaatgttattcattttagtttttaaaatacatattactaggtttataaaaaaaaattctaaaacatatgccaaattttactatacctGGTTAGGTTAGGATTGAGTTTTACTGTTTGTAGCaggcacataatatattttggccTATATCACACTATCACAGTATGATTAATATCTACtgcataataggtacatatgtaCATAGTACATTAATGCAGCTTCGATTAACGTCAGGGTTGTAGGACCTGAAAATGTAGGTGCATTTTGTTAAGTAACTCAATGTATACCACCATATCAAGAAAATACTCACCGAAAACACTACATACAAGTGTTAGTAAAATTGAATGGTTGTATTGCAATGTCTAAATTTACATCGAGCCAACGCAGAGTCGCCCATAATCACAACAGTTTGCGTTGGATATTCATTAGAGATGTTTTGTAAGGTGTTGGTccaaatgtttttcatttcgAAGACACAACTTAAGTCGAGTTCAAATGTCGTGtcacgtattttatatttgatacacgggtaataaaatattggtaacaTGTCACCTAcaagttgaatttatttaactctCCACAACATGGTATAATATGGACCCAGATTAACAATCAAAAAAACTTACATCAATCGCATGACTgaccaatattttattctcaaacataaattattattaagcaacTACCTACGTTGATAAATCAAACCAATCACTTGGTTATTTAGTATTCTaactaacaatttaaacaatatatgtaataaaaacaactgcggcgtaattaattaaaaaaaaaaaaaaaaaaaaaaaaaaaatagaagttcAACTCACGAGGaattagaaaacaataattacagttCCCCATtcggtaatataaaatattatatagtatgcaAGAAATGTGTTAACCTACCCTAACTTTTAACGTAAGTATTAATTGATAGATGATAACATAGAAAAGAATAGTGAATAGTGAATACCAATGTTCTTTTTCTATTGTTGAAACCACGGACCAagataaacatatacatatatatatatatatcttagtccgtggttGAAACTAGGGtctatacatagatatataatataaactatatatttattatatatatctatatatttatttatattacatatctatgggtctatactctatagtacATTccttcatataattatacaatataatattttggaattaaCGATTGCCAGCATAAACAAACTTGCTTGTTCCCTCGTTATCAGACATAACTCACATGGTCCCGGAgggaaatattcaaatattcaagaTTCTAACTATACTCGCGGATTTTTAGacaatgagtaaaaaaaagaaaattcaaacatttaaggGTCTTCGACAGTAAAACTAAAACCTAACAACGCTCACTAGATGTCATACCGTCTCTCGCGCAATGTCTTATACCACGCCCACTTCGGTCGTGTACCGACGCGTGAGGGAGTGATTGAAACCAGTCTCCGGGAGCGACGCATCATTCTCTCAATACAACTCGTAGTTCGTACTTCGTACACAATTCAAGCCCGATGCAACGttcgatttatttaataatttacggtACGCTTCGGCGCTTTGCATACGCtttagtaattaattgttaCAGACGTAAAACCTATTATACCACTATTATATTCGCTTGTAttccaaaattattactatgcaaatcaataagtattttgatgatataggtaataatttaaatgttcctCACGAACCACGGTCAGTCGTCAgtaaatagcataatattataagcagtCATaggttatattgttataaattattaccacctagtagttactatttttatttatattaattatttttttttaatatctaggtatatacataagtaagaaaataaatcataaattaatataaatatactatttttattttattttaacgttgACGTATACGTtttaacgtatattatgtttagctacattataaaaaaaaaattaatatttgcatatacttaaaaaaactcattattacataatacaaaaaaaaaaaaccaaaaattaaagaagctttaaacgtttattcattttttcttcttgtgctttaattatataatctgGATTCCGTATTGGCATGTTACGTGTGTGCCTCGGGTCGACCAATTCCGGCAAAaagcaattgaaaaaaaaattgttaagtttCGGTAACATGAGAGTAGTCCAAAAATGATTGTcccttttaattatttcatacttcATACCTTTTTTTGTCCACACGGTAAGAATACAATATTCTCTTTGACAAACATTTAACTGTCCCTGTACTTGGTAATACcacttatgattttttataatttcataagtcccattattattttttttccaacagctaatttttttttttcaattccttCTTCCGGAGTTAGATCTGCAGCTGAATGAGGACATTTTATTTCGACCAAGCCATCTTCATCAATTAATCCATCTGGAGTTGCTCctatgaaataattgaactcATCAATGAACAATCCAcactctataatttttatacttagtatattttctaaacaaatTTTAGCTTCATTTTCGTGATTTCTTCCATACTCCATTGCTATTGTATCAACATcagttgtataaattaaatttttaattagattttcaCATCCGGTGTCTGGACGACGGTTAATTATGCTTCCTAAGTTTGAAGCAGTAAGTAATTTACGCCTTATGTCCAACCAATTCTGACAAGAACTTTGGTCAACAGTTTGTCTTTCTATTACCTCTCTTTGGGCAGCCACTTTTTTCATGGACTCGATGACTtccattttttcaatattatattcattttcacTCATATCTGGTTTCATAGCATTTTCTCCATATGAGCCATTTGAATCATTCacaccaaataatttttttttatatcttttgtTTTTCGTCAAGCGATTATTTTGACGAAATTGATAATTTCGCCGTGTTATTTCCATTTTCACTGATGGCAATTTTCCAATGggactattttttaaaattgtcttgTGCAAAGAATAAAAAGGTCTTTTAGAATTTTTCGTGACTGTAGCAATCGCACAACGTCCAGCGTATGACCCTTTTAGAGCAAAATTTATTCTTTTCCCTCCTATAAGTTTTGCAATAATGGCATTAAATGATTCAACTATATTGCTGTCAACATTCAGTATCAAGCTTGAAGTATGTCTAGCAAGATACCTAACAGGTTGCATTACGCTATCTATAAACACTCTATCTGTactgataattttttccatgtaattaatatcgtcggttttattacaaaaatactttGAGCAACTATTGTGATTACCGAAAACATGGTtgacaacatttaaaatatcatttcgGAGTCCTGAAAcagaattttctttttttctatattcaaTAGCTTTCACTATACCTTTTCGCATTCGTAGAATATTATGCGATAACAACTTTCTATGAGCTAATTGACCAGCTTGTTTTTTGGTAGTTATATCTCGAAGTTTGTTACAAAAATTACGAAGAAGGTGGTTGCGACATTCGACTTTTTGCACAGTCAAATTTTTGTAAGGCCTtgcttctaaaatattttgtatacactcGAGTCTCCATCGGCTATCAACTTTTGATATCTTATACCATACATAGGTTCACTTTGTTTAAAACCTTCAACTATTATAGCTGCTTCCATACCCGACGATCCATTTTGATCCGACCAATTTTTAGTGCAACAATGTTCTTTAACTTCTTTTGAATCAAGACCAGAACGAATACAAATTgaacagtatttattttttactcccaaaaataaaactttttttgttctaTACCCAATTATTGCAGcctgtgtaataaaaaaataaaaaaaatttaaatatttaatatgaacatataaaatattatatcaattattaaattataatatgacttatatAGAGATGTAagcttgaacattttaattttaatgtatttttcttaacttaattaatttttgaggttgttagatttaaaattgtttctatattgtgaaatattttattattttcaagtttaaatatagtcaaatactttatacaacatttttaataaaagaaaaaaatgaacatttattacccagttaaatattatatattgataaagaataaagatttataatataatatatatttaatgatttatattttgaatttactatattattatgttcaatataataacaccaaaataatattaaaatgggtataaatggtaataaaagtacatagtttaaacaataattatgaatatatgaataacaatataattataagttataactataaccatatagatataatatcaaaagatTTATTTGGTAAGAAatcaatatgataaattataaaattttcaaaatttttatgaaaatttacatcactatttttatatatacgactctgaacgaagatgatttgtcagcctaggatataatttctagtggttggtgaaaaaggtggtttatgttttaatggcctgaatacaccaaaatttaagttcttttataataattgtaagctaaacttatgaaaaaccttgtattaaattttcagctcttagctacttatacaaaaatttttatgaaatatacctacaaaataatttgcaaatattcatggttttgacgaatttttgtcaatatttgaacttcaaatgctaataaaaaaaaattgtgcctatgtattcttataattttttaatcattataggaataacttatgaggaactttgtattaaattttcaagtattttgatagggccaaaaagattttatcgacacataaaaaaacaattttcagaaaaattgaaaatttcagttttctat is a genomic window containing:
- the LOC126554618 gene encoding uncharacterized protein LOC126554618, with the protein product MVDPITGVSTNNKNLSAMNYYAYRMMIRTHEENVILKCGRLFQQFAVDMYVKVETERLAFIRFNQPKLRSEDYIHLRDAIHSDGDVQNIGRLTILPSTYIGSPRHMHEYAQDAMTYVRNYGTPDLFITVTCNPKWTEIERELEPGQKPQDRHDIIARVFQQKLKVMMDVLTKYRVFGDTRCYMYSVEWQKRGLPPHAHILIWLLNKLHSNEVDDIISYQLKFLIQSLIPVYTTL
- the LOC126554619 gene encoding uncharacterized protein LOC126554619, encoding MTTICRYCNAVKFKRETVGLCCASGKVKLDPLLTPPQPLKTLFDGSDPDSSHFLQHILEYNNCFRMTSFGANIIREGGFMPTCKIQGQIYHLHGSMVPTPDEPHQFLQIYFISSSMVDQLNVRCNIQGAQQLKRRIIEQLQAFFHANNAVVNMCEDSMHPPLMMLLQLLLAIQLNHETLSFSEEAISCIV
- the LOC126554617 gene encoding uncharacterized protein LOC126554617, whose amino-acid sequence is MCEADPFAATLMYVEMPKYYTWNQSTKKFQRRKQGTPVPDWPQVFSTDALGRMYTVHPRNDECFYLRLLLVNVRGPKSFAHLKTVNGHQCQTYREAYSVVSSNAYQIRTLFAIIITTCFPSQPIQLWNKYKDAICEDILHRLRIQTNNPDIQITDEIYNEGLILIEDQCLTIANKLLIEVGMIAPNRSMHDAFNQELNRELQYNVDTLQEFVRNNVPLLNEQQKQVYKTLMQAVDNNTGGLFFLDAPGGTGKTFVISLILATIRSRCDIALALASSGIAATLLDGGRTAHSALKLPLNLNTIDTPTCNISRSSAMGKLLMQCKLIVWDECTMAHKKSLEALNFTLKDLRRNNNIFGGLMILLAGDFRQTLPVVPRGTPADELNACLKASPLWNNVKTLSLTTNMRVQLQNDQSAAQFSKQLLDLGNGKVPVDATSGLITLTNDFCRFVDTQLVLIENVFPNISENYKNYAWLSQRAILAAKNNDVHALNFTIQSKLLAIW